The Pseudodesulfovibrio cashew genomic sequence CGGGGCTTTCCATTCTGCCGGAAAATCTTGAAGCGTTGCGTGAAGGTTTCAACGAGCAGGTGATTGAGGCTTTGGGGCCGGACCCGCTCATGCCGACCCTCAAGCTCGACCGCGAGCTGCCGTTTGCCTCCATCACCACAACGCTGCTGGCCGAGTTGGAGATGCTCCAGCCTTACGGTATGGGCAACCCTGAACCGGTCTTCGGGTCATCGCCGGTGACCGTGGCCGAGCACTCCGTCTTCGGGCGCGAGCGCGAGCATGTGAAGCTGGTTCTGGCCGACGCCGAGACCGGTGCGCGCCTGCCCGGCAAGGCCTGGCGCATGGCCGACAAGCTGACCCGCGATATTCAGGGCCGCCAGATGCGCTTCGCCTTCACTCCAAAGATCGACCGCTACCGGGGCATTCCCAAGATCGACCTGCGGATTCGGGACTGGAATTTCTGATAGGCGGAATCCTTAAAAGAAATGGGGGGTATTCCTCTAACTCCCTATGATACAAAATCAGGATTTGAAGCCGCCTATGGCGGCGAGGTCAGGAGATTTCGCCTCCGGCGGGCAAGGACTCGCGCCCTTGCATCCCCTTTTTGCGCCTTCGGCGCGGGTAAATGTAAATTTAAGCGGGTAAGCCTCAAAGAAATGCCCCGTGTCAGGCCCTGAGGGACACAGACACGGGGACATTTGTTTTCTTGGAATGCCCGTTTGTTATTTGCCGGAGCGGACGAATTTGGCTGCGTTGTAGCTGGAGCGGACCAGCGGGGCGCAGAACATGTTCTCAATGCCGCGCTTTCTGCCTTCCTCGGCGTATTCCTCGAATCGTTCGGGCTCCACGTAGCGCGTTACCCTGGGGTGGTGGCGGGTGGGCTGCATGTACTGGCCGATGGTCACGATATCGCAGCCGATGGCGGCCAGGTCGTCGAGTACGGGCATGATCTGTTCGTCGGTCTCGCCCAGGCCGACCATGATGCCGGACTTGGTGGGGATGGACGGGGCCTTTCGCTTGGAGCGGGCGAGCAGTTCCAGGGACTGGTGGTAGTCTGCCTGGGGCCGGATGGTGTCATAGAGGTCGGGCACGGTCTCCAGATTGTGGTTCAGGATGTCCGGTCCGGCGTCGAGCACGGTCTCGAGGGCTGCCTCGTCACCCTGGAAGTCCGGGATGAGGACCTCCACGGTGCACTCGGGCATGGCCTCGCGCACGGCCTTGATGGTGGCCGCGAAGTGGGCAGCGCCGCCGTCGGGCAGGTCGTCGCGGGTGACCGAGGTGATGACCACGTGCTTGAGCTCCAGCCGTTTGGCGGCCTCGGCCACGCGGGCGGGTTCGTCGGATTCCAGCGGGGAGAGATCGCCTGACTCGATGTTGCAGAACGCACAGTTGCGGGTGCACAGCCGGCCCATAATCAGGAAGGTAGCCACGTTCCGTGAGAAACACTCCCATTTGTTGGGGCACTTGGCGGACTGGCAGACCGTGTTCAGGTTCAGGTCGCTGATCAGCTCGGCGGTTCCGGAAAAGTTTTTAGTCTCCGGGAGCTTGACCCTAAGCCAGGGCGGTATCCGCAAAGGCTTTTCCAAATTCTCGAGTGAAGACATCCTTGGCCTCCTTTATGGTAATGTCGCGTCCTGCCTCTTTGCTGATGGAGGTGGGGACGGCTCCCTGTATGCCGCACAGGGTGATGAGTTCGAAGAGACTGACGTCGGGGCCTACGTTCAGGGCCAGGCCGTGGTAGGTGACCCAACGTTTCACGCCGATGCCCATGGAGCATATTTTCCTTGATTCGTCCACCCATACGCCGGGATGGCCCTCCCTGCGCCGAGTGTCCACGCCGAAATGCGCGCAGGTCCTGATAACCGCTTCCTCCATGTCGTGGAAGAACTTCCTCATGCCACCGGGACGTTTCTCTACGCGCCAGATGGGGTAGGCCACCAGTTGGCCGGGGAAGTGGCAGGTGATGTTGCCCCCGCGCGCGGTCTGGGCCAGGGTGATGCCCTGCGAGGCCAGGAAGGCCTCGTCCACATGCAGGTTTTCCGCTCCTCCCTGGCGGCCCAGGGTGATCACCTTGGGGTGTTCCAGCAGAAAGAGCGTATTCTCCTCCTTCCCCTCCGTGACTGCCCTGAGAGTCTCCAGTTGGAGCTCCACGGCCTCGTCATAGGGGATGGTCCCCAGATCAATGACGCGCATCAGCGTTTCTCCTTTGTATTCGGCAGGATCAGCGCCCCGGATTTGAGATCTGTTTTGGGGTTGGCGGGCCAATTGGGGACCAGGCTCTGACCGGGGAAGAGGGGGCGCTGCTTCTCTCCGTGGTCCACCAGGGTCAGCCCCTTGTGGGAGCAGGCGTACTGGGCCCGACCGCCATGAAATTTGAACGGTTCCGAGATGATCCTGACCGCGCCCCAGTCCTTGCCGCCCTTGCGGGAGAGGTAGAGGAAGTTCATGGAGACGCCCTCTTTTTCGAGACGTGCCTCGGCGGACAGGGTCTGCAGCCAGGTCGGCGCGTCCTTTACCGAGAAATTGAAGTGGCACCAGGGCGCTCCCTGGCCGGTTGCGGGCATGGGGCACTCTTCCACGTGCGGGCAGGGCGCGATGGGCTTGAACCCTGTCTGCATCAGCTGGGTGCGCATCTCGGCGATGATTCGGCCTGTCAGCCTGACCCCTGTTTCGATGAGCAGGATGCGGCCCGTCTCCGTGGTGGCGCCCGCCATGTGCTGGGCGAGTTTTTCGGCCTGGGGCCGAGCCACCCGGCCCGACCAGTCCAGCTCGTTGAAGGCGTTGGCGGCAATGACCAGGTCGGCCTTGCGCTTGATGTGGTCGGTGAAGTTGGCCTTCACGGTCCTGACGCGCCAGGGGGAATTCTCGCCCGCCACGGCGTTGAAGAGCTTGAGTCCGGCCTGGAGCGACTTGGGCGCGCGGTCCATGCAGGTGAAGTTGATCCGTCGCTCCCGCAGGTGGGGGCGGGACATCCACAGGGCCATGACCGTTGTCAGCGGGCCGGACCCCAGGTCCGCCACTTCGCTGCCGTCCGGGATGTCCAGTTCCAGGCCTGTGAAGAGCCGGGACATGCGGTACAGGTTCCAG encodes the following:
- the lipA gene encoding lipoyl synthase, whose translation is MSSLENLEKPLRIPPWLRVKLPETKNFSGTAELISDLNLNTVCQSAKCPNKWECFSRNVATFLIMGRLCTRNCAFCNIESGDLSPLESDEPARVAEAAKRLELKHVVITSVTRDDLPDGGAAHFAATIKAVREAMPECTVEVLIPDFQGDEAALETVLDAGPDILNHNLETVPDLYDTIRPQADYHQSLELLARSKRKAPSIPTKSGIMVGLGETDEQIMPVLDDLAAIGCDIVTIGQYMQPTRHHPRVTRYVEPERFEEYAEEGRKRGIENMFCAPLVRSSYNAAKFVRSGK
- the lipB gene encoding lipoyl(octanoyl) transferase LipB; translated protein: MRVIDLGTIPYDEAVELQLETLRAVTEGKEENTLFLLEHPKVITLGRQGGAENLHVDEAFLASQGITLAQTARGGNITCHFPGQLVAYPIWRVEKRPGGMRKFFHDMEEAVIRTCAHFGVDTRRREGHPGVWVDESRKICSMGIGVKRWVTYHGLALNVGPDVSLFELITLCGIQGAVPTSISKEAGRDITIKEAKDVFTREFGKAFADTALA
- a CDS encoding small ribosomal subunit Rsm22 family protein is translated as MSIDRLFPNLTEDNQAELERFGDILKRVWPLKAKHREKLKYDIRDMSRGLTTERSERKIDYLSEARFLSPYLTYFLPWNLYRMSRLFTGLELDIPDGSEVADLGSGPLTTVMALWMSRPHLRERRINFTCMDRAPKSLQAGLKLFNAVAGENSPWRVRTVKANFTDHIKRKADLVIAANAFNELDWSGRVARPQAEKLAQHMAGATTETGRILLIETGVRLTGRIIAEMRTQLMQTGFKPIAPCPHVEECPMPATGQGAPWCHFNFSVKDAPTWLQTLSAEARLEKEGVSMNFLYLSRKGGKDWGAVRIISEPFKFHGGRAQYACSHKGLTLVDHGEKQRPLFPGQSLVPNWPANPKTDLKSGALILPNTKEKR